The following are encoded in a window of Aromatoleum petrolei genomic DNA:
- a CDS encoding UbiA family prenyltransferase, whose translation MASLSLSSIAGSDHHRPLCVDLDGTLIYSDMLHETVLGILRVAPLASLCLPFWLLRGKANLKQNVAMRAEFDPATLPYNLDLVDWLRQQHTLGRRLILCTASDHSIADPIARHLGVFDEVISSDGMVNLGGANKAKALVDRFGERGFDYAGNSSADLAVWEHARRAIIVNASGQVQSDAEACAEVEAVFEGRNSGFAVWRKVLRVHQWLKNALLFVPLFASHRVADGEAWMALLLAFVAFSLCASSVYIANDLLDLESDRQHPRKCKRPFAAGAVPVWQGVLLAPVLLAVSLLVAAQVSSPFLAWLVAYFGVTCLYSIQLKQLVLIDSLTLAMLYTLRIVAGAAAVGMVLSFWLLAFSVFLFLSLAFVKRFAELQVQLLHGKHKAHGRGYLTDDAPLVQMLGVTAGFSSVLVLALYLNSEDVLRMYQSPHWVWGTVPVMLFWISWVWLRAHRGEMHDDPLIFAVRDKASLSAGAAFALFLTIGTVG comes from the coding sequence ATGGCGTCATTGAGCCTAAGCAGCATTGCAGGGAGTGATCATCACCGGCCGCTTTGCGTTGATCTGGACGGCACCCTGATCTACTCTGACATGCTACATGAGACAGTTCTTGGCATCCTCAGAGTTGCCCCCCTTGCTTCCTTATGCCTTCCATTTTGGCTGCTTCGAGGCAAGGCTAACCTCAAGCAAAATGTTGCCATGCGGGCGGAGTTCGATCCAGCCACTTTGCCCTACAACCTTGATCTTGTCGACTGGCTACGCCAACAACACACATTAGGCCGCCGACTGATTCTTTGCACTGCATCAGATCATTCTATCGCCGATCCTATTGCGCGGCATCTTGGTGTTTTCGATGAAGTAATATCCAGCGATGGCATGGTAAATCTTGGGGGCGCAAACAAGGCCAAAGCCTTAGTCGACCGCTTTGGCGAAAGAGGTTTTGACTACGCCGGTAATTCTAGTGCCGATCTTGCAGTATGGGAGCACGCACGGCGGGCCATTATCGTCAATGCATCTGGCCAAGTACAAAGTGATGCTGAAGCCTGTGCCGAAGTAGAGGCGGTATTTGAGGGGCGGAACTCTGGCTTCGCGGTCTGGCGAAAGGTGCTACGCGTACATCAGTGGTTGAAAAATGCCTTATTGTTCGTCCCCCTGTTTGCCTCGCACCGCGTTGCAGATGGCGAAGCCTGGATGGCGCTGCTTCTAGCTTTCGTCGCATTTAGCCTCTGCGCTTCCTCAGTTTATATTGCCAATGACCTGCTCGACCTAGAGAGTGACCGTCAGCATCCGCGAAAATGTAAGCGCCCGTTCGCAGCCGGTGCGGTGCCAGTTTGGCAGGGCGTATTACTGGCGCCGGTTTTGCTGGCCGTCAGTCTCCTTGTTGCTGCCCAAGTTAGTTCCCCTTTTCTAGCCTGGCTGGTCGCCTATTTCGGGGTGACTTGCCTGTATTCCATCCAGTTGAAACAACTTGTCCTGATCGACAGCCTAACCCTTGCCATGTTGTACACCTTGCGCATCGTCGCTGGTGCGGCCGCCGTGGGCATGGTGCTGTCGTTCTGGCTGCTGGCCTTTTCGGTCTTCCTTTTTTTGTCGCTGGCCTTCGTCAAGCGCTTTGCGGAGTTGCAGGTGCAGTTGCTGCACGGCAAGCACAAGGCGCACGGGCGGGGCTATTTGACAGACGATGCGCCGCTAGTGCAGATGTTAGGAGTCACCGCTGGCTTCTCTTCGGTGCTGGTATTGGCGTTGTATCTGAACAGCGAAGACGTGTTGCGCATGTACCAGAGCCCGCATTGGGTCTGGGGCACTGTGCCGGTCATGCTGTTCTGGATCAGTTGGGTCTGGCTACGTGCGCATCGTGGGGAAATGCATGACGACCCCCTGATTTTTGCAGTCAGGGATAAGGCCAGTTTGTCTGCGGGGGCGGCGTTCGCGTTGTTCCTTACCATCGGAACAGTCGGCTAG
- a CDS encoding NAD-dependent epimerase/dehydratase family protein, producing the protein MKEQKILLPGGAGLVGQNLVARLKARGYSNIVVLDKHRANVAVLKQVQPDVTVEYADLAEPGDWQRHFVGADVVVMLQAQIGGYKYQEFVRNNIDSTRHVLDAIKTNNVPYLVHISSSVVESVADDFYTNTKKDQEKMVLESGIPCSVLRPTLMFGWFDRKHLGWLSRFMKKVPIFPIPGHGRYVRQPLYVGDFTNIIISCIENRIRGGIYNISGHEKVDYIDMIREIKCATRSETIILRIPFALFYALLWVWGLFDKNPPFTTQQLAALSAKDEFEVINWPQIFGVPYTPFKVAVDETFNDPRYSAVLLEF; encoded by the coding sequence ATGAAGGAACAGAAAATTCTTTTGCCAGGCGGAGCAGGCCTTGTTGGTCAAAATCTTGTCGCTCGCCTCAAGGCCAGGGGTTACTCAAACATAGTCGTTCTCGATAAGCATCGTGCGAACGTGGCGGTTCTTAAGCAGGTGCAACCGGACGTCACGGTTGAATATGCTGACCTAGCTGAGCCAGGTGACTGGCAGCGCCATTTCGTCGGCGCCGATGTCGTCGTAATGCTCCAGGCACAAATCGGTGGTTACAAATATCAGGAATTTGTTCGTAACAACATCGATTCAACCCGACACGTACTTGATGCCATCAAGACCAACAATGTGCCGTATCTGGTGCACATCAGTTCCTCGGTCGTCGAGTCGGTGGCGGATGATTTCTACACCAACACTAAGAAGGATCAGGAAAAAATGGTGTTGGAGAGCGGAATTCCCTGCTCGGTGTTGCGCCCGACCTTGATGTTCGGTTGGTTCGACCGAAAGCACTTGGGGTGGTTGTCGCGCTTCATGAAGAAAGTGCCGATTTTCCCGATTCCTGGGCACGGACGTTACGTGCGCCAGCCGCTTTATGTCGGGGATTTTACCAACATCATTATTAGTTGCATTGAGAACCGCATCCGCGGTGGAATCTACAATATCTCAGGGCACGAGAAGGTTGATTACATCGACATGATCCGCGAGATCAAATGCGCCACGCGGTCTGAGACGATCATCCTGCGTATCCCGTTTGCGCTGTTCTATGCCCTGCTGTGGGTATGGGGCTTGTTTGACAAAAATCCCCCTTTTACGACTCAGCAGTTGGCAGCCTTGAGTGCAAAGGATGAATTCGAGGTGATCAATTGGCCACAAATTTTCGGGGTGCCCTACACGCCGTTCAAGGTGGCCGTGGATGAAACCTTTAACGATCCGCGGTACAGCGCCGTACTATTGGAGTTCTGA
- a CDS encoding FAD-binding oxidoreductase has product MAYGNGRSYGDVCLNPDGVLWTTKGLDHFIAFDDETGVLECEAGLLLRDIQQTLVPRGWMLPVTPGTQLITIGGAIANDVHGKNHHVMGSFGDHVLALRLLRTNGEVIECGPTEKADWFAATVGGMGLTGLIAQARIQLRKIAGPWLETENIPYTNLDAFFKLADGSEAAWEHTVSWIDCMSRGEGRGIFMRGNHVAAQEGPQLKQGKKTVPMVPPISLVNRATLKPFNFAYYHFQALKSGKSRIHYEPFFYPLDNLLEWNRIYGPRGFYQYQSVVPRPVGQDAVRAMLQEIARSGEGSFLGVLKTFGSRKPIGMMSFTQPGVTLALDFPNHGERTHVLFARLDAIVRDAGGRIYAAKDARMPRDLFESGYPRLSDFLQYRDRGISSAMSRRLMGS; this is encoded by the coding sequence TTGGCCTACGGTAATGGCCGCAGCTATGGCGATGTCTGCCTCAATCCGGACGGAGTATTGTGGACAACAAAGGGGCTTGATCACTTCATCGCATTCGATGATGAAACCGGCGTTCTTGAATGCGAGGCCGGCTTGCTGTTGCGAGATATTCAGCAAACACTCGTCCCCCGCGGCTGGATGTTGCCGGTTACACCGGGCACGCAATTAATTACGATCGGCGGTGCGATCGCCAACGATGTCCATGGTAAAAACCATCATGTCATGGGCTCTTTTGGTGACCACGTGCTTGCCCTGCGACTGCTGCGGACAAATGGTGAAGTGATCGAATGCGGCCCGACTGAAAAGGCCGACTGGTTTGCCGCAACAGTGGGCGGTATGGGGCTGACCGGTTTGATCGCGCAAGCCAGAATTCAACTACGGAAAATCGCCGGGCCGTGGCTGGAAACCGAGAATATCCCGTATACGAATCTTGATGCCTTCTTCAAGCTGGCCGACGGATCCGAAGCGGCGTGGGAGCACACAGTCTCGTGGATAGACTGCATGTCCCGCGGTGAGGGTCGCGGCATATTCATGCGCGGCAACCATGTTGCTGCTCAGGAGGGGCCACAACTTAAGCAGGGCAAAAAAACGGTACCGATGGTGCCGCCGATTTCATTGGTCAACCGTGCGACCTTGAAACCGTTCAACTTTGCCTATTACCATTTTCAAGCACTTAAGAGTGGCAAGTCACGGATTCACTACGAACCGTTCTTTTATCCGCTGGATAACCTTCTCGAGTGGAACCGCATCTACGGCCCGCGCGGTTTTTACCAGTATCAGAGTGTCGTGCCGCGTCCCGTCGGGCAGGATGCAGTCCGAGCAATGCTCCAAGAAATTGCACGCTCGGGAGAGGGCTCGTTTCTGGGTGTACTCAAGACCTTCGGCAGTCGCAAGCCAATCGGGATGATGAGCTTCACGCAGCCGGGCGTCACGCTAGCGCTGGACTTCCCCAATCATGGCGAGCGGACGCATGTTCTATTTGCCCGCCTAGATGCGATCGTCCGCGATGCGGGAGGGCGAATTTACGCGGCCAAGGATGCGCGCATGCCGCGCGACCTGTTCGAGTCCGGGTATCCGCGCCTCAGTGATTTTTTGCAATACCGCGACCGAGGGATCAGTTCTGCGATGTCCCGTCGCTTGATGGGAAGTTAA
- a CDS encoding recombinase family protein → MTKAYSYIRFSTPSQSGGDSFRRQTEIAREYAELNGLELADLKFTDLGRSAFHGANLKRGELKDFLHAVESGTVAPGSFLLVEALDRLSRAPPSKSQRLLLDLIDSGMSARVEF, encoded by the coding sequence ATGACCAAGGCCTATTCGTACATTCGCTTCTCAACCCCCAGCCAGTCAGGCGGAGATTCCTTTAGACGCCAGACCGAGATCGCCCGCGAGTATGCAGAACTCAACGGACTGGAACTCGCAGATCTGAAATTTACCGATTTGGGGCGGTCCGCTTTCCACGGGGCCAATCTCAAACGCGGCGAGCTAAAGGATTTCTTGCACGCTGTCGAATCAGGGACGGTGGCTCCCGGGTCTTTTCTGTTGGTCGAGGCGCTGGACCGGCTCTCGCGCGCACCTCCCAGCAAGTCTCAGCGCTTGCTTCTCGATCTAATTGACTCGGGCATGTCCGCGCGCGTTGAATTTTGA
- a CDS encoding SDR family NAD(P)-dependent oxidoreductase: MLKKIVIVGATSAMAEHCARLWVQESPKVLVLAGRDQTKTERVAQDLRVRSPQSEITVQVLNFLDPDCIHEWVEGVTADGVPDIVLIAHGSLPDQMDCQQELGLCEEVLTVNGVSPALFAEAFANPMQRANRGTLAIIGSVAGDRGRKSNYVYGAAKGLVTRYAQGLQHRLARTNVKVVLIKPGPTDTPMTERLKADGVNFAEVSDVAKTIVVGVARGTPLIYTPRKWILIMMIVRHLPRFIFNRMDI, encoded by the coding sequence GTGCTGAAAAAAATAGTAATCGTCGGTGCAACATCGGCCATGGCCGAACATTGTGCGCGATTGTGGGTCCAGGAATCACCTAAAGTTTTGGTTCTCGCGGGGCGTGATCAGACAAAGACCGAACGGGTGGCGCAGGATTTGCGGGTGCGGAGCCCGCAATCGGAAATTACCGTTCAAGTTCTAAATTTTCTTGACCCAGATTGCATTCACGAGTGGGTCGAAGGCGTGACAGCTGATGGGGTGCCGGACATCGTGCTAATCGCACATGGTTCATTGCCTGACCAAATGGATTGCCAGCAAGAATTGGGTCTATGCGAAGAGGTTCTTACGGTGAATGGCGTTTCACCGGCACTTTTTGCAGAAGCCTTCGCCAATCCAATGCAGAGGGCGAACCGTGGAACCTTGGCCATTATCGGTTCGGTCGCGGGAGATCGCGGTCGCAAGTCTAATTATGTCTATGGTGCCGCCAAGGGCCTGGTAACGCGATATGCGCAGGGTTTGCAGCATCGCCTAGCCCGAACGAACGTCAAGGTTGTCCTGATTAAACCAGGGCCGACGGATACGCCGATGACAGAACGGCTCAAAGCTGACGGGGTCAATTTTGCCGAAGTTTCAGACGTCGCAAAAACTATTGTTGTAGGCGTCGCACGCGGCACGCCGCTTATTTATACACCTCGAAAATGGATATTGATCATGATGATCGTTCGCCATTTGCCACGCTTTATCTTTAATCGGATGGATATCTAG
- a CDS encoding DUF2182 domain-containing protein, giving the protein MAAAQAPLRAISRRDTFTVALGALVLAAWAALWLWERSPYGRYLNHAELGGLAHAATADAVLAQSALYVGGWLLMTIAMMLPTTLPLLDAFRRMTALRDDRRRLLALVIASYLGVWLAAGAAMHLFDFGLHEAFERFAWLQSNPWLFGAAPLLLAGAFQFSDLKHRCLERCRAPIGFVIQHWLGGSPALQSLAIGAHHGLFCVGCCWALMLLMFAVGTGSIGWMLALGAVMAIEKNLSWGRRLSAPLGIALLLWGGAIALPPLIA; this is encoded by the coding sequence ATGGCCGCGGCGCAAGCTCCGCTGCGCGCGATCTCCCGGCGCGACACCTTCACCGTCGCGCTGGGAGCGCTTGTGCTCGCCGCGTGGGCGGCCCTGTGGCTGTGGGAGCGCTCGCCCTACGGACGCTACCTCAACCATGCCGAACTCGGCGGCCTCGCTCATGCCGCGACGGCCGATGCGGTGCTGGCACAGTCGGCCCTGTACGTCGGCGGCTGGCTGCTGATGACGATCGCGATGATGCTGCCGACGACGCTGCCGCTGCTCGACGCCTTCCGCCGGATGACCGCGTTGCGCGACGACCGCCGCCGGCTGCTCGCCCTGGTGATCGCGAGCTACCTCGGCGTATGGCTCGCGGCGGGCGCCGCGATGCATCTGTTCGATTTCGGCCTGCACGAAGCCTTCGAGCGCTTCGCCTGGCTGCAGTCCAACCCATGGCTTTTCGGCGCCGCCCCGCTGTTGCTGGCCGGCGCCTTCCAGTTCTCGGACCTCAAGCACCGCTGCCTCGAGCGTTGTCGTGCGCCGATCGGTTTCGTCATCCAGCATTGGCTCGGCGGCAGCCCCGCGCTCCAGTCGCTGGCGATCGGCGCACACCACGGCCTCTTCTGCGTCGGCTGCTGCTGGGCACTGATGCTGCTGATGTTCGCCGTCGGCACCGGCAGCATCGGCTGGATGCTCGCGCTCGGTGCCGTGATGGCGATCGAGAAGAACCTCTCCTGGGGCCGCCGCCTCAGCGCGCCGCTGGGCATCGCACTGTTGCTGTGGGGCGGCGCAATCGCGTTGCCGCCGCTTATTGCCTGA
- a CDS encoding IS3 family transposase, which yields MYSYADRMRAVQLYIKLGKRVGATIRKLGYPTKNALKDWYREYERRHDLPGGYVRTKPWYSDEQKRVAVEHYLIHGRCQAATMKALGYPCRITLSAWIDEYDPEARRRVVGKIVTSKPRSEQQKRAAVIDLCSRRESAREVAQEVGISRQTLYKWKDQQLGHEAPAYMTHRRDLPQTASRGELERELDALRRDVQRLQLEHDLLTKANELLKKDLGIDLRLLTNREKTLLIDALRQIHALPELLARLDLARSSYFYHRAQLRLGDRYAELRQTIVALFEANHHCYGYRRIHAALAKGYGHVSEKIVRRLMKQEQLIVATVKRRRYSSYQGELDVAPENLVNRDFQAAAPNKKWLTDITEFQLPAGKVYLSPMIDCFDGLVVSWTVGTRPDAELVNTMLDAAIETIAESPDRPVVHSDRGAHYRWPGWLSRMHKADLTRSMSRKGCSPDNAACEGFFGRLKNEMYYHRNWINTTLGEFMQQVDSYIRWYNQHRIKLSLGGLSPLEYRQFLGIAA from the coding sequence ATGTATTCGTACGCAGACCGCATGAGGGCCGTGCAGCTCTACATCAAACTTGGTAAGCGCGTGGGTGCGACCATCCGTAAGCTGGGCTACCCGACGAAGAATGCACTCAAGGACTGGTATCGAGAATACGAACGTCGTCACGACTTGCCAGGAGGCTATGTACGCACCAAGCCATGGTATTCAGATGAACAGAAGCGGGTTGCCGTCGAGCACTATCTGATTCATGGTCGGTGCCAGGCAGCGACCATGAAGGCGCTGGGTTACCCTTGCCGTATAACGCTTTCGGCCTGGATCGATGAATATGATCCTGAAGCTAGGCGACGCGTCGTTGGCAAGATCGTAACCTCCAAGCCCCGATCGGAGCAGCAGAAGCGAGCTGCGGTGATCGATCTGTGCTCCAGGCGTGAGAGTGCGCGCGAGGTGGCTCAGGAGGTGGGCATTAGCCGCCAGACGTTGTACAAGTGGAAAGATCAGCAACTTGGTCATGAGGCTCCCGCATACATGACACACCGTCGCGATTTGCCACAAACTGCCAGCCGCGGAGAATTGGAGCGCGAGCTCGACGCTCTGCGTAGGGACGTCCAGCGCCTGCAGCTCGAACACGACCTGCTGACGAAGGCCAACGAACTGTTAAAAAAAGATCTGGGCATCGACCTGCGGCTCCTGACAAATCGGGAGAAGACGCTGCTGATTGATGCCCTGCGACAGATCCACGCTCTGCCAGAACTCCTTGCACGGCTTGACCTCGCCCGCAGCTCCTATTTTTATCATCGCGCGCAGCTGCGCCTTGGTGACCGGTACGCGGAGCTTCGCCAGACCATTGTGGCGCTCTTCGAAGCCAATCATCACTGCTACGGTTACCGCCGCATCCACGCGGCGCTGGCCAAAGGGTACGGGCACGTCTCCGAGAAGATCGTGCGCCGCCTGATGAAGCAGGAGCAGCTCATCGTCGCTACCGTGAAGCGGCGCCGGTACAGTTCCTACCAGGGGGAGCTGGACGTCGCACCGGAGAACCTGGTCAATCGTGACTTCCAGGCTGCGGCACCAAACAAGAAGTGGCTCACCGATATCACAGAATTCCAATTGCCCGCAGGCAAGGTATATCTGTCGCCCATGATCGACTGCTTCGACGGACTCGTCGTCAGTTGGACCGTGGGCACGCGTCCGGACGCTGAGCTTGTAAACACCATGTTGGATGCCGCTATCGAGACAATCGCCGAGAGTCCCGATCGGCCGGTTGTGCACTCCGATCGCGGTGCCCATTACCGCTGGCCCGGGTGGCTCTCGCGAATGCACAAGGCCGACCTCACGCGTTCCATGTCACGCAAAGGGTGCTCACCGGATAACGCGGCCTGCGAGGGTTTTTTCGGACGGCTGAAAAACGAGATGTACTACCATCGCAACTGGATCAACACGACGCTTGGCGAGTTCATGCAGCAGGTGGATTCCTACATCCGCTGGTATAACCAGCATCGAATCAAACTCTCACTCGGTGGTCTGAGCCCCTTGGAGTACCGGCAGTTTCTGGGAATTGCAGCATAA
- a CDS encoding lysylphosphatidylglycerol synthase transmembrane domain-containing protein, whose protein sequence is MELGDPRLIRAVGWFVGAGLLCYLVATFWFGWRETIGALAALGWRALLIGAVFASTAYLWRFGRWEYSLQCLGYAVPRVRHLGIYLSGLALSATPGKIGETFRSALLLQQGVRVADSLAAFLTDRASDVLAMCLLGGGAAWFVGQPLAWAWALAFAFMLLGSWGFAYLLLHPLTDAWWNWLMLHLKWLPIKGGQEMLESWAGVWKLPRVLVFSALAMLAYGSQALVFAWFCDVTGVGLLVADCVLIFVQATLFGAATMLPGGLGAMEAALVFQLIEHGVGDALAVSLAISIRLVTLWLGMSLGGVSLLSLGAGLRVQE, encoded by the coding sequence TTGGAGCTCGGCGATCCGCGCCTCATTCGGGCTGTCGGTTGGTTTGTCGGCGCCGGGCTACTTTGCTATCTGGTGGCAACCTTCTGGTTTGGCTGGCGGGAGACGATTGGTGCGTTAGCTGCGTTGGGGTGGCGTGCTTTGCTGATCGGTGCGGTGTTCGCATCGACCGCCTACCTCTGGCGATTTGGCCGCTGGGAGTATTCGCTCCAATGCCTGGGGTATGCAGTGCCAAGGGTACGCCATTTGGGCATTTATCTGTCCGGGCTGGCGTTGTCTGCGACACCCGGTAAAATCGGAGAGACTTTTCGCTCGGCCTTGCTGTTGCAGCAAGGAGTGAGAGTGGCGGATAGCCTCGCTGCGTTTCTGACCGACCGTGCTTCAGACGTATTGGCGATGTGCTTGTTGGGGGGGGGGGCGGCGTGGTTCGTCGGACAACCGCTGGCTTGGGCATGGGCGCTGGCGTTTGCTTTCATGTTGTTGGGGAGTTGGGGATTCGCATATCTGCTGTTGCATCCACTGACCGATGCCTGGTGGAACTGGCTGATGCTTCATTTGAAATGGCTACCGATTAAGGGTGGGCAGGAGATGCTTGAAAGCTGGGCCGGCGTCTGGAAGTTGCCCCGAGTTCTGGTTTTTTCTGCCCTAGCGATGCTTGCCTATGGTTCTCAGGCACTTGTATTTGCCTGGTTCTGTGATGTTACCGGGGTAGGGTTGCTAGTTGCCGATTGCGTATTGATCTTCGTTCAGGCAACCCTATTCGGCGCCGCAACTATGTTGCCAGGTGGCTTGGGGGCGATGGAGGCGGCGCTGGTGTTTCAGTTGATCGAACATGGGGTGGGTGATGCTCTTGCGGTATCGTTGGCGATTTCAATTCGGTTGGTGACGCTTTGGCTTGGGATGTCATTGGGGGGCGTTTCGTTGCTCAGCCTTGGTGCAGGCCTTCGAGTTCAGGAATGA
- a CDS encoding GtrA family protein, whose product MLTQEFLRFMIAGGIAAGANFGSRFVFSMFLDYGFAVFVAYLVGMQVAFLLMRGHVFDAKSGPLASQVAKFVGVNVVAVLQTLVISLVLARWLLPSFGIVEHAEALAHLVGVLVPVVTSYFGHKFLTFR is encoded by the coding sequence ATGCTAACGCAGGAATTCCTGCGTTTCATGATTGCTGGCGGAATCGCTGCCGGGGCTAACTTTGGCTCACGTTTTGTGTTCAGCATGTTTCTGGACTATGGCTTTGCAGTTTTCGTTGCTTATCTGGTCGGGATGCAGGTCGCCTTTTTGCTGATGCGCGGGCATGTGTTCGACGCGAAGAGCGGGCCTCTGGCGTCGCAGGTTGCCAAGTTTGTTGGCGTGAACGTGGTGGCAGTGTTGCAGACGCTGGTGATCAGTCTGGTGCTCGCGCGCTGGCTGTTACCGTCATTCGGAATTGTCGAGCATGCCGAGGCGCTAGCGCATCTGGTTGGCGTGCTGGTCCCAGTGGTGACCAGTTATTTCGGGCACAAGTTTCTGACCTTTCGATGA
- a CDS encoding NAD(P)/FAD-dependent oxidoreductase, with the protein MVQRIAVLGAGPMGLAVAYQLALDGHQPVLFEAEDRIGGMTATFDFGGLEIERYYHFHCISDHAFLKMLEELGIADRMRWVETRMGYWFQRRLQPWGNPMALLRFRGLGFVAKIRYGLHAFVSTKRNNWRALDNVEATGWIRRWVGDEAWEVLWRRLFDYKFYDYAKGLSAAWIWSRIRRIGRSRYSLFREKLGYLEGGSSTLMQALKTAIEVRGGEVRLKSCVEKVVIEGGRVVGVQTTGQFEPFDKVVSTIPLPYVPRIMPDLPNEVLSKFKAIKNIAVVCVIAKLKKPVTENFWLNTNDPEMDIPGVVEYTNLRPLNQHVVYVPFYVPSEHPMFAEPDEAFLCKVRRYLKMINSALTDEDFIDIRASRYRYAQPVCDPGYLDKLPPVALPVRGLWVADTSYYYPEDRGISESIGFGREMAKMAAYGYHPT; encoded by the coding sequence ATGGTGCAGCGGATAGCGGTTCTCGGAGCCGGACCGATGGGCTTGGCCGTTGCCTACCAATTGGCTCTGGATGGGCATCAGCCGGTGCTGTTCGAGGCGGAGGACCGTATAGGTGGCATGACGGCGACTTTCGACTTTGGCGGACTTGAAATCGAGCGTTACTACCACTTCCATTGCATTTCGGACCATGCTTTCTTGAAGATGCTTGAGGAGCTGGGTATTGCCGACCGGATGCGCTGGGTGGAAACCAGGATGGGCTACTGGTTCCAGAGGCGCTTGCAGCCCTGGGGTAACCCGATGGCGCTACTGAGGTTTCGTGGATTGGGCTTTGTCGCCAAAATTCGTTACGGCTTACATGCTTTTGTGTCAACCAAGCGCAACAATTGGCGGGCGCTGGACAATGTCGAGGCAACGGGTTGGATTCGGCGGTGGGTCGGTGACGAAGCCTGGGAGGTTCTTTGGCGGCGCCTGTTTGATTACAAGTTCTACGATTACGCCAAGGGTTTGTCGGCCGCATGGATCTGGAGTCGCATCCGGCGCATAGGGCGATCGCGGTACAGTCTGTTCCGGGAGAAGCTGGGTTATCTCGAAGGTGGCTCCAGTACGCTGATGCAGGCATTGAAGACTGCAATCGAGGTACGAGGAGGGGAGGTTCGCCTTAAGTCGTGTGTCGAGAAAGTGGTCATCGAGGGCGGTAGAGTGGTCGGGGTGCAAACTACCGGACAGTTTGAGCCTTTCGACAAGGTCGTCAGTACGATTCCCTTGCCGTATGTGCCACGGATCATGCCGGACCTGCCCAATGAAGTGCTTTCCAAATTCAAGGCGATCAAGAATATTGCTGTTGTTTGCGTGATCGCCAAACTCAAGAAACCAGTTACCGAAAATTTCTGGTTGAATACCAACGATCCGGAGATGGATATCCCTGGGGTGGTGGAATATACGAACCTGCGTCCTCTGAATCAACACGTGGTTTATGTCCCGTTCTATGTACCTAGCGAACACCCAATGTTTGCCGAACCGGATGAGGCCTTCCTGTGCAAGGTGCGGCGCTATCTGAAAATGATTAATTCGGCGCTAACCGATGAAGATTTCATCGATATCCGTGCCAGCCGTTACCGCTACGCCCAGCCCGTCTGCGATCCGGGCTATTTGGACAAATTGCCGCCAGTTGCGTTGCCGGTACGGGGTTTGTGGGTCGCAGATACCTCGTATTACTACCCCGAGGATCGGGGCATTTCGGAGAGTATTGGGTTTGGGCGGGAGATGGCGAAAATGGCTGCCTATGGTTACCACCCGACATGA
- a CDS encoding EamA family transporter encodes MGNGQVVGRLGAMRVTAFATSVASVLCIGQFFVLRPVSALDQPWQVYALGVAMALMSTVAPVWLVSEAIRRLGAGPVSLMGTLGPVVTILLGWLLLDEALGVSQLAGAALVIVGVLVMARR; translated from the coding sequence ATGGGCAACGGCCAGGTCGTCGGCCGGCTTGGTGCGATGCGCGTGACCGCTTTCGCGACGAGCGTCGCGTCCGTGCTGTGCATCGGCCAGTTCTTCGTGCTGCGGCCCGTCTCCGCGCTCGATCAGCCGTGGCAGGTGTATGCGCTGGGCGTGGCGATGGCGCTGATGTCAACGGTGGCGCCGGTGTGGCTCGTGTCGGAGGCGATCCGCCGCCTCGGCGCCGGGCCGGTGTCGCTGATGGGGACGCTGGGCCCGGTCGTGACGATCCTTCTCGGCTGGCTGCTGCTCGATGAGGCGCTGGGCGTGTCGCAGCTCGCCGGAGCGGCGCTGGTGATCGTTGGCGTGCTGGTGATGGCGCGGCGCTGA